TTTGTCAACCGGAAAATTGACGACGAACCGGAAGAATTAACATCCCGCGTTAGTACCAATAAAGTCGCCAATACCAAACGTCGTTTAGCTTTGGCTTGTAACGAAAAAGAAAGCGTCGATGTAGCCTTAGCCACAAATATGATTTCCGTTGGTTTGGACATCACCCGATTGGGTTTAATGGTGGTTTTAGGACAGCCAAAAACCGCAGCCGAATATATCCAAACAAGCAGCCGCGTGGGACGGGATGCCAATAAACCGGGTTTAGTGGTGACATTGCTCAACGTCCACCGTCCGCGCGATCGCTCGCATTACGAACGCTTCCAAATCTGGCACAACACATTTTACCGCGCCGTGGAAGCCACCAGCGTGACTCCCTTCTCTCCCCGTGCCATCGATCGCGGTTTGGCGGGTGTTACCGTTGCTTTAGCTCGTCTCGGTATATCTGATATGACCGCGCCTTTAGGTGCGACCCAAGTCGATCGATATCGCCAAGAATTGGAATTTGTTGTGGAGACCATATCCAAGCGTGCGGAGGCACATAACCCCGATTTAAACGCAGTTACAGCCGACACCTTACGTCAAGAAATCCGCAGGTCAGTAATAGACTTAATTGATACTTGGGAACGTATCGCCGAACGCGATCGACGTTTACAATACCAACCCAACGAGGTGGAAATGGTTCCTCCCCTACTTCTGGACGCACTTGACCCGGAAATCGAGAAAAAATCCACCGAACAACAGAAATTTAAGGCACAACGCAGCTTGCGAGATGTGGAACCAGTAGTCAAGCTTTTAGTACGTGACCCTGGTGGTTTAGAAGTGGAAGGAGAAGAACCATGAAGAAATCCAAAAAGAAACTCACACCCCTAGCTGAAATCCGTCAAAGCCAGCTTTTATCTACCTATGGTCCAGGGGCAATGGTAGATTTACCCGACCACTCTGTAGTCATTGGTGGGTTAACCCACTGGAAAGGCGATCGCTCTTATATCCGTGAAGAGCGCCTGAGAAACAAAATTTGTGAAATACTCGACGTTAAGGAAATTAAACTTTTTAGCCCACCACGAGAAGCTTCTGACCTAAATTCTCCCCCCACTGGTGTGAGTGCTTTTATTTTCCCAGCTTGGTTTGTTGCCCAAGTTGACCAAACAATTCGCCTTAATGGTAAAGATTATCGTACCCGTCCCCTAGTAAATTGGCGTGCTGTCCAAGAGGGATTGAAATTTGAAGGTAAACGCACCTCAGCAGTACCAGTACGCTTTGTCCAAGCTTGTGTTAACGGACATCTAAGCGACATTGACTGGTACGCTTATGCCCATAATGGTCAAACTACCTGTCGCGGACAACTCTGGCTCGATGAGGGTGGTTCGGGAAACGACTTTGAAGAAATCTTTGTGCGCTGTGAAGCCTGCAAAGCCCGTCGTCCCCTCTCCCAAGCCAAAGTCCCCAATTCGAGAGTTTTAGGAATTTGTAAAGGCGATCGCCCTTGGTTGGGTGCAAATGCCAGGGAGGAATGTTGGGCTTGTGCGATCGATAAATCGGGCAATATTATCAATACAGAAAAACCAGAATATAACCGTCTTTTAGTACGTTCTGCCAGTAACGCCTATTTTACCCAAACCCTCAGTGTTATTTCAATTCCTGATGCCGATGCCGAACTGAAAAAAGTAGTCGATCGCTACTATGAAGAAGACCTACAATATGCGGAAGACTTGGATGAAATCAAAAAAGAACTGAGAAAACCCAAATTTGCAGACTTAGCTAAATTTGGTGCCCAAACTGTATGGGCAGAAATTCAACGCCGTAAAAATGGACAAGCAATTTCCCCTAAAAGCATCAAACAAGTAGAAATTGAAGCATTACTTTCTTGTCCCGAAGAAATGGGCAGAGAATCACCCAACGAAGAATTTCACGCTTCCAAACGCAAACTTGATGCCAACAACTTTAACCCCGCCCTCTTTCCTTATATCGATCGCGTGGTGTTAGTTCATCGCTTGCGGGAAGTCATAGCCCTAATTGGTTTTACCCGTTTTGAAGCTGCAATGCCCAATATCGAAGGGGAAATCGACGAATTAGCGATTAATGTCCGTCGCGCTGACCTTGATTTTGAAAAAACTTGGGTGCCAGCAATTGAAAACAAAGGCGAAGGTGTATTTATCTCCTTCAAAAAACAAGCGATCGACGAATGGTTGAAACGTGATGCAGTCAAAAAACGTGCCGAAGACTTAAATCGTGGTTTTTTCAAATGGGTTGATAGTAAAGGAATTCCTCACGAAAAAGCAGCATTTCCAGGTGCTCAATACATTATGCTGCACTCCTTATCCCACCTGCTAATCACCAGCATCTCTCTCGAATGCGGGTATGCAGCCAGTTCCATCCGCGAACGCATTTATGCCAGCGATTCTGGGTATGGAATTTTACTTTATACAGGCTCCTCTGGTTCGGAAGGTACTCTAGGAGGCTTAGTAGAAGTTGGTAGGCGGATTGATTACCATATTGTCCAAGCCTTAGCACTAGGAAGGCTTTGTTCCAACGACCCAGTTTGCGCCCAACACGAACCCGACGACCCTCGCGAAGAAAGGTTTTTACACGGTTCGGCTTGCCACGGATG
The Calothrix sp. 336/3 DNA segment above includes these coding regions:
- the drmB gene encoding DUF1998 domain-containing protein, producing MKKSKKKLTPLAEIRQSQLLSTYGPGAMVDLPDHSVVIGGLTHWKGDRSYIREERLRNKICEILDVKEIKLFSPPREASDLNSPPTGVSAFIFPAWFVAQVDQTIRLNGKDYRTRPLVNWRAVQEGLKFEGKRTSAVPVRFVQACVNGHLSDIDWYAYAHNGQTTCRGQLWLDEGGSGNDFEEIFVRCEACKARRPLSQAKVPNSRVLGICKGDRPWLGANAREECWACAIDKSGNIINTEKPEYNRLLVRSASNAYFTQTLSVISIPDADAELKKVVDRYYEEDLQYAEDLDEIKKELRKPKFADLAKFGAQTVWAEIQRRKNGQAISPKSIKQVEIEALLSCPEEMGRESPNEEFHASKRKLDANNFNPALFPYIDRVVLVHRLREVIALIGFTRFEAAMPNIEGEIDELAINVRRADLDFEKTWVPAIENKGEGVFISFKKQAIDEWLKRDAVKKRAEDLNRGFFKWVDSKGIPHEKAAFPGAQYIMLHSLSHLLITSISLECGYAASSIRERIYASDSGYGILLYTGSSGSEGTLGGLVEVGRRIDYHIVQALALGRLCSNDPVCAQHEPDDPREERFLHGSACHGCLLIAETSCERRNEFLDRALLVNTVEDLDAAFLSDDIFADDIATT